The genomic stretch CATGCAAATCCTAGGGACATCTTTTGGTACTAGTTTGGACTGTAGTATCTGGTGGCTGCCTGTTAGTTTACTGGCATAACAAATGGGAGGCTTGTACAAACAGAACCGTTGGCTACATTTGGCTAAATGGCACATCTGTTTAAACTGTAGATCTGTATATGTGCTTACATGCTTGTTGGAAGCTTGTGAATCATACGCCCCAAAGATGAGCTTCCTCCAAGATACGTCAGCCATCGAGAGACTTGGCAGCCTTTACTGCATGGAAGCATTGTTCAGTTGTGTGAAAGCCCTACAATGATTGACCAGAGcatttaaatctttttttttttatttcttatttcttccctTTTCTGCACAGATGAGAACGTGCAGGAGCTGGCTGTGGAGCTAGTTCAGCTGGGGTTCGTCAGCGAGGTAGGAAGCAAAACCAAGTGCCACTTTAATTCCATGTGACACATAGAGTAAGGCAGAGATGCACTTAAAGGGATTAACTCTGCTCTAAGCTGGAGCACCGAGCCCCTCTGCCCGTTGCTGCAGCTCCCAGCCTGTTTAGATAAGTGCAGTTGTGTGTAAAGTAAGTGTTAAAGCTGGCCTGTTTGCTCCCTGATGAGGTCATAAAGGGGTGACCATGACCCCGCAGAAAGTGGGTGGGGGCTTCTCCATTCCTGATAGTGAcatacttttatccaaagctggATGGTTTACTGGATGAATTCAGGGTAGCCAACTGTTGATGGCTGTTACAGCACCTCCTTACTGATAAATGTGTCAGATATGATCCATTATCAAATAATTCTTCTTCAAACCTCCCATCTAAATAGATGGATATTTAATGTGTTATGGTGCTTTCATTGAGAATGATATCAAGCCCATGTTTAAGCTGATAGACTctgctattattatcatcaaaaGATCACGTAAACCTTTTGCAGAAACCATGCACTGGTCTCTCCCATTGACACTGTCTGGCCAGCCTCCCAGAAGCTGCTGCTCTGATTAAGACTTCCGAAGGCCTGCCGAGCGGCAGTGTCCCTCAGGCGGGTCGCCGAAGGCTCACCTCGCCGTTCCTTCCTCTCTCTCCAGATGGATCAGCCACGACTGGCCTCCGTTTTAGAAGAGGCCTTCAGCAAGTTCTACAACCGCAGCGGTTCTTATAACCCGGTCACTGTATCATCCTAGTATTTAAGGTTCTGGTGTCCTTCCTCCATCCTCAACTGAAGCAAAAGACTGATTGGCTCATGCAGAGGATTTTGGGGCATGTCACTGACTTCAAGGAGACCTCTACAAGCTGCCAGCAATTGCTCTAGCTAACTGTTTAGGGAGAACATGGCTGCATTTCCCTCTAAACTATTTTTCTTGATACATATATAAAATGAGTGTTATTCTTTAAAGTGTATTTACAGCCAGAAGCGGTTATATAGCATTAAGTATAAAAACAGTTTTAGTATACAGTGCTTGCCAACAACACGTGTGGTCACTTGCACTGAATCATCTGCATTCCTTCAGTGTGTTACATGCATCGTTTGATCTCATGCTTAGGAAGAACTGTGCTTCACTCAGCAAGTCAgctgtgagaagtgcagtcataTAATTAATGTCAAGAAAGGGCAAAATGCCTGAAAATCTAAGCTACCATAATCAATTGAAACATTGAAGATTTGCTCGATTTAAGATTTATGCTAAATATGTTCATCTGGAGTTTGAAATTTGTATAGTGCCAGTTTGAATTCTAAGCATTTCTGCTTTCTATCGAACATATCTCTAAGATTCCTTTATAAACAAAACAGAGGTTTGTATATAAAGCTATTGatttttcaaaattattttattttggattCTTTGTGacttttggctttgtatgtgtGCCATCCTGTTAGGGTGAGTATTGTTAGAATTGGATACTGAAAATTTACTTTCTGGAAATATGTCAATATCTGGAATACCAACTTGATACCATTCTAAATACACAGATGTCCCTTGAACATTATTTAGAAGAGGAAATTTAGTATTACTGAACACATATTAACTGCAAAGTTCAACTGTCCCATTTGCACAATACTCACTCTATATATATCTTGTGGTCTTCCCTAAGAAATTCTTTGTACAGCATCAATAGCCAGCTGCACCAATACTAAGTCCAGCTAATACACTAGCATATGCACGTGAACTAAATATTGAAGAAACATTTTCTGGATCCAGCGCTTGTACGGTTGACTAATGTTTACATTGCTCATGTACAGAAAGATCAAACGATAAGCCCCAGATTTAACACTGATCCAAGATACTTACGTACCCGTATTACCCAAAATGGGTTTGTTGTTAGGACAATGCTAAGCGTGATGTTTATCTAGATCACTAAATCTACCTTTGGTCCGCCCGCTATGCTATCAAGCAGAAGGTTGGATCCATGACTGATTTGCAGTACGATTGCGtagaatttcattttattttattttattttagtttgttttCTGTAGTGAATATTCATTTGTATTTTGCCTGAGGAGATTCGTTACTTATGAAATTACAGGGTAACGTTTTGTTTGCGACAATTTGagggtttttttctttttaagaaaAACTATTTGTGTTATGCTGCGATTGTGTTTCTGCAATGCATGAATCTATAATTTTATAGCACACCCTTAAGTAAAGAATTTTAAACGCTGGTCTCTTTCTGATTTATGGTGTTCCGTAAAATGTTAGCTAACATTAGTTAACATCTTCCAAAGGTGGACAATTCCGGTTCAGAAAGTAATTATAcagactaagattttgtttcaggcaACCTGTCGAATACTGTCTGACTGAGAGTCTTTTATGCTTtaagtggttggttgaaataaagtcttggtctggattttttccTTTCTGGAcggaaatgtccacctctggcaTTTTCTCTAGATTAGCATTTCTTTGATGCCACCCACTAAGGCTACAGGGAAGAGCTGAAGttccacagcttccagttcgCTTGCTTTGCTTTATACGGATTTACGTTGCGTCCGATTTCCGTTAGCGGGTGTGTCGCTTAGTGTAAGAGGCGCAGGAGAGTGGGCAGGGCTGCCGGCACTATAGTGACCTGCTGTCAATATTTAACTTGTTATTCATTATGCGTACAGTATTAAATATGTGATGGACAGCTACAAGCTCGAGATACGCCCAGATGTCCCCGGTTCCAAATGACAACACAAGTCGACGCAAGGCTGTCGTTTTATCCAAATGTAAGGCCGATTATTATCTCCTGATAAATTAAGTACCAGAAACTCTAAAGTTACCTAGATGATTGGAATTCATCTTACTATGTTTACTATCTGCACCAAAGCCTGCCTGTCATTATGAACTCTAGAAATACGTTGTGAGTTCTGCACATATTCTTAATATTATGTATTGTGTAGCACACATGCTCGCTTACAGTGTGTAGCAACACAATGAAATATTTTCACGAATAGTTATGAGACTAAACTGCTATTAAAACTTTAATGATACaatattttacaaaaatatattaGTAAGATGATTTGTGATTTACACGgaagaaaaatatatactaATTGTCATTACAAGAATTTTTATACAAGCAAAAAGACTTGGACTCACACCGCGCTGGTATTTGCATTGAATGACCTTTGTTTGATCAATGCGGCTGAGCTTCCGCCCTACAGGTAAGAGCGATGACGTCATAGAGGATTCCAGTCCCGAGACATAGAAAGGAGCAAAAAGACGGCGAATGGTGACCTTAGGAAAGgtttttgctttttattttggCTGCGGAAAGAAAGATATAAACAATGTGTGCATTCGGTGAGTCTGTTTACGGTATTGGAAGCGTCGCTGTTTTGCTTTAACACACATTAGACGATCCACACGATATGCTCACTATGTAGGCTCTGTGTCGCAAAGCAGAAACACATTCGTAGAAAAGGAAagactattttatttattaacgtTGATATCCCACCATGTTAGGGAGGAGCGTTTCGCCTCATGATACGGTCCACGCAAAACTAACTAATTAAGTAAAATTAAACACTTTTCGTGCAGTTTCGCCTGAGTAAAAGGTACTCGAGGAAGTCGCGTGTCCCAGGTGGAAACAAAAGTTAACATCCGAAGCAGCGTTTACAAATGTTAAAAGATCTATATAACGATAATCGTGATAAATCGGGGAATACtactttttaatgaaaaattTAGGGCGACTAATTTTAAGTTTTCTAGCAAGATAAAATAATCACTTGTATGCCTTTCGCCTCTTAATTCTGCTCCTAGCGGTTAGGCTCTACGTTGCATATTATTCTGTTTTGAATctattttaaaatgtctttctAGATCAACAAAAGGGTCCACGTCGCCTGATGAGAAAAGGTATAGCACTGATAATAGTCGGGCACATTAACTTCATCCTGGGGGCGATCGTGCACGGCACGGTCTTACGGCACATCTCCAAACCCAGTGGCCGAATCACTACGGAATATTCAGCGGCAAACATTATCGCTGTTTCGTCTGGACTGTTGGTAAGTCGTTGTGTCGCGCAGTCTTTTTCTACGGCTTGTCAGAtaatgctggtgtgtgtataaatgtatatagaGGTAACAATTAGCTATCCAAGTATAGAACGTAACTCTTACGTTTACTACTCGATAACGTAAATAAACGCGCTGGTTTAAGTCTGTGTAACTGACTTAGACCAGCAGGCGTAACTGTACTCACATGGACCTGAAACACCAGGGGTGTCGCTAAggttacttttttttatttatccacGAAATAAATGTAGATTCATTAGATTAAATGAGAACACACTGTTTATGTACAGTAAAAATCAGACCCTAGTAAGGGCTTAGTCCCCTTCTCATAAATCTCTCGTGATGCTCCTGCCCTTTGTTTTTGAACTTTCTTAACCAAATATAAATACAGTATTTACTTTCAGAGTATTGCAACTGGTATCATTGCAATTCTGGTGTCAAGAAATCTTCTTAATAGAAAGCTGGTAAggcttttttccttttaatttcTGCTGTCTGTATAAAAGTATAAACCTTGCCCTCAGAATTCTTAGTCCCTTTTCTTGTCTTTCTCCATCCTCttctctctgcttctctctccTCCCCCTGCAGCAAGTGGGTCTCCTGGTGGGTTCGTTCCTGAACACCCTGCTCTCCACTGCCTGTGCCGTGGGCCTCCTGCTGGCCATCGGCCTGACCATCCACGGCGGGGGGCACAGCCTCATGCAGGGCTGCAACTTTACCGCGGCCCCCGCCGGCGCCCGCTCCTCCATTGTGGCCAACTGCCCTTTCGACACCACCCGCATCTATGTGAGCGTGCCCCCACCAGCTTTTGCATAAGCACTTCCTTACACAgagtgtagagtatggaatagtcttcctgttagtgtagcgcaagctaaaaccctgggttcctttaaatcagagctagataagattttaacatctctgagctattagttaagttctccccaaacgagcttgatgggccaaatggcctcttctcatttgtaaatttcttaatgaCGTTGGTATACTAGCACTGAGGTTGgcttaatatttaaaatttctCTGAATGAAGTGCTTTAGTCAGCTTTGCCCATTTACTCAGTTGGATACTTTGCTGGAGTAATTCACAGGTACTACATTAACAAACTCTAAGGACTGAACCAGTAATCTGGGAGATTCAAGTCCATGTCTTTAGGTAGTTATACCCGCTGGTCTGAGTCAGCTGTACAGGCTTAGCCCAGAGTGTTTATTTCTGGCTACTTGTTACCAGGGGCCTGAATCATGAAGCCAGAttccttgcttagctggattaCTTTGAGGATTAGTAGCAACAACTCTAGCTTTTCGATATCACAGCGCTGGTTCTTATCTTAGCGGGTAACATCACCACAGTGACTCATGCTACAGGGCTAACATGCTTCAGAGCTGGTTAGCTTTCAGGATCACAGATCTCAAACAGCCCTTGGGCCAATCAAAGGGAAGAAGTCGGTATATTACCTGACATAAATGGGCTTTCCCAAACCCTCAAAATGGCCTGCAAATGAAAATCCTGTGACTGCAGTAATGTTAGCTGTATATTCGATATTCAGTCTTCCGGCAGTTAGATCTGTCATAAAGCAAGCCAGCCAGTTTTTAATCACTTTGATGTCCACAGGCAGAGATGCACACCGATCATTTTTTGCATTTCAAACCCTTTCTCTATGTGTGATAAATCTTAATATCTATGAAAGTCTACAAAGAACTGATAAAAACCTCTTGCACACCCCTTGGACTTCCAGATTACTTTACAGGTGAATTGTAATTAACATTTGACTGTCGGCCTGTGCACTTGATGTTCAGTGACTGTTGCTCTCTTACGTTCATGGGTGGTGAATGGACACAGTGCGGATAAAAACGCATAGGAATACGTAATCTAAAAATCAAGTGGTGTGCATTGTACTCCATAGTCCATTTCTGAAACCACAATGTACGGAACATGTCTGTCTTTTTTAGTTTTATCGTCAGTAATCCATTGACTCTACCATTTCCACTTTGAATGGTGTAATTATAAATGAAAATGGATGTCACTCTCCTAAAATATATCAAAAACTTTGACATCCTCCCCATCCACATACtcatgctttgtgtgtgtgtgtgtgtgtgtgtgtgtgtgacaagtTTATTTAATACTgaataataaaaatagaattgtgcatatgaataaaaataataattacaaaaaaacacaaagcataTTTGGAAATTAAGACAATGACAGTCAGACTATACGTATGCATTTTTGCTGTCAGCGATGTGCTACAACATGCCTTTCTAGCTTTGGCGGCAGCCATTGTTATTGCTCTGTTATTGAACTTTATATTTTCCCATAATAATTCTCTATGCGCTACATTGAAATACGTTCCCTGTTGCAATCCATACTTCCTTGATTGGCTGACCGATACACACAGCACACTTTTTTATGCACACACTCAAGGTAATCTTGGTCTCAGTAAGAGAACCTGGCTTGACATAAATTCCTGATGGTCAACATCGTGATCCCATTAATCTtggattttgtttggtttagtCAAGCTGGAACTTATCTTTCAAGCCTGACTGTTGAACCAGCATTTCATTTTTATGAACAAGTAAGAGTGTGGAACTGTGATTGTGttcctctctccatcaggacaccaCCCTTACCCTGTGGTTCCCGTGCACGTGTCTGGCCGCAACAGAGGCTGGGATCTCCATGTGGTGTTTTATCATCGCACTGACGCTGCGAGGCTTGTGGCCTTGTGGTCATAACTACATGAAAGATCAGGTGCCCCCTCCAGCCACCGTCTCCTAGACACAAAGACCATCATCCTACCCATCTCCACCGCAGTCCGTGCTgcgcccaacacacacacacacacacacacacacgctcacatctGCTTCTCCCGTGTTCTCTTCATACGCCAGGATAACCCAGCGTACTGTTACCCGCACATCTATTATGATGAAACATAAACATTATGAACTGCAGTGTTTGTGTTTTGCCAGTTTTAGGTGCCTCTACTTGCCAGTGCTCCTAGATGTGAATATCGTATTAGGCAGGGACATGGAAACCTTAGGTGCTTTTCTGAAAGGTGGGATGATGTTTAAAAATGGGGTTTAAAGAAGGACAAATACAGCTCTACCAGTTCTGTGCTCAATTGTGTGTGTGCCAgacatacatatataaacaaGAAGCAATGTCATAACCTATATGGTAAAGATATACATGAGGTATAGTTACGCAGTTGTCTGAGCCTGAATGTGGGCTGTTGTCACTCCCAGCACGAGGTGGAAGAGACCGTGGCTATCAGGAAAGGTAGAGATCCTGAATGTTCTGCTCAGGAGGTACTGCTTGTTGGGCACCAACCTGCCCGCACATAAGGACTCGGGTCTCTGAGGTGAGAAGCCCCTTCCTTCCTAGAGCAGATGATTATTTTGTATGTTCATATCAGAGGTGGATATTGTAACATTCAGAACATAAAAAtcgagaccaagatttagtttctaccaaccagctcAGTACTTAAATGAGGGTGATGTCATTCTGTATGCTCAGTGGGTTGGctgaatttgtactttctggacctgaaatataCACCTCTGGTTCATATCCacgattattatttatttattatttaaatgcaCGATGCACAAGTTTAGTCAGCAATGCTAATTATTATAGGAAATTTCCACATCAAAAATGGTATTTGCTTGATTGTTTTGTAACCTGCATAATGTTAGGCATGTAAAATTACACTGCATGCAAATAGCATTAAAGTTAAGGAACAATGCATCAAATTATTTTATGACTGATAATCTTGTGTGTGCATTGATGTGCAGTGTGACTTCT from Brienomyrus brachyistius isolate T26 chromosome 14, BBRACH_0.4, whole genome shotgun sequence encodes the following:
- the LOC125707980 gene encoding keratinocyte-associated protein 3 — translated: MCAFDQQKGPRRLMRKGIALIIVGHINFILGAIVHGTVLRHISKPSGRITTEYSAANIIAVSSGLLSIATGIIAILVSRNLLNRKLQVGLLVGSFLNTLLSTACAVGLLLAIGLTIHGGGHSLMQGCNFTAAPAGARSSIVANCPFDTTRIYDTTLTLWFPCTCLAATEAGISMWCFIIALTLRGLWPCGHNYMKDQHEVEETVAIRKGRDPECSAQEVLLVGHQPART